The DNA window GCGCCGCGGCCAAGGAGTTCGCCGACCGAGGCATCTCCGTCACCGCGATCGCGCCCGGTCCGATGGACACGCCGTTCTTCTACGGCCAGGAGACCCCGGAGCGGGTCGAGTTCCACAAGTCGCAGGGTATGGGCGGTCAGCTCACGAAGATCGAGGACATCGCCCCGATCGTCCGCTTCCTCGCCTCCGAGGGCTGGTGGATCACCGGCCAGACGATCTTCGCCAACGGCGGATACACCACCCGCTGAGCTCGACCCTACGAAATAAGGAGCGCCCCATGGCAGCACCCACCATCCCCGAGCCCGTGGCCTCGTTCATCACCGCGGTCAACGACCACGACGAACAAGCCTTCCTCGACGCCTTCGCTCCTGACGGGACCGTCGACGACTGGGGCCGCGACTTCACTGGGCGCGAGCAGATCAAAACCTGGAGCGACAAGGAGTTCATCGGTTCGCGCGGCACCCTCGCGGTCGAGGAGGTCGACATCGCCGCTAGCACGATCACCGTCATCGGCGACTGGCGCTCCAACCACGCGAACGGCCGCTCGAAGTTCGTCTTCGACGTCGACGGCGACAAGCTCGCGAAGATGACGATCCGCGAAGGCTGAGAGCCGGCACGAGCGTCTCGAGCGGGCGTCCAGCCAGTTGGACGCCCGCTCGTCGCTGTCGTCTTCGAGGCCCCCGCACCACACATACGAGGTTCACCAACCATGACTACCGTCCCGCTCGCCCGCATCGGGCACCGTCGATCCGAGGTCGGCCCCGTCGAGCTCTTCTTCGACCTGGTCTACGTCTTCGCCATCATCCAACTCTCGCACCTGCTCATCGAGCACCTCTCCTGGGAGGGCGCTGCCCAGACCATCGTGGTGTTCGCCGCGGTGTGGTGGGGCTGGAACTACACCGCCTGGGCGATGAACTGGCTGGATCCGAGCCGCACCCCAGTGCAGCTGCTCTCCGGGGTGCTCATGCTCGCCGCACTGGGCATGTCGATCGCTATACCCAGCGCCTTCGGCGACGGAGCCTGGCTCTTCGTCGGGTGCTACCTGTTCATGGGCCTCCTCCGTCCTATGTTCATGATGATCACCTACCGCGGCCACCAGCTCGCAGCCAACTACCGCATGCTGCTGCTGTGGACCCTGCTGGCCGGCATGTTCTGGGTCCTCGGTGCGGCACTGCCCCTCGAGTGGCGGCTGGGTCTCTGGTTGATCGCGGTGCTCATCGACTACGCGGCCCCGCTCGCCCACTACCGGATCCCCGGTATCGGCGCAGCCCCCATGCACCAGTGGGACACCGACGCCGAGCACCTGGCCGAGCGCAACCGTCTCGTCTTCATCATCGCCCTGGGCGAGTCCATCCTGCTCATGGGCGGCAGCATCGTCTCCCACGGGCAGCTCACCCCCGGCCTCGCTCTGAGCTTGATCGTCGGCTTCGCGTCCCTGTTCGTGCTCTGGTGGAACTACTTCGCCCTCGCTGGCCCTGATACCCACGGCGGGGACTCGTCAACTGGGGCTCTCCGATCGGCCTACGCCTATGCGCATGCTTTTATGGTCTTGGGCGCGATCCTCGTCGCCGTCTCCATCGAGCTGCGGCTCTCCCACGACCACCTCACGCCCGCAATCGTTCTCGTGACGGCCGCAGGTCCGCTCGTATACCTGGCAGGAAACCTGCTGTTCCTCCGGTCCCGATTCGGACGCCTCGCACGGTCACGATTCATCGCAGCAGCCGTGCTGGTGGGGATCATGATCGCCGCGATGCTGCTGATCGATCACCTGCCGGTGATTGCGTTGAGCGTCGCTGTACTCTCCGTGACGGCTATTCTCGCCGCCCACACCGCGTACACGACATCGAAACAGTCGGCGCTCGATAACCGGCGATGACCTGGCAACCTCTATCTGAGATCCTTCTGCGCCCGATCGCGGTGCTCAGGAGCGAGCGACGCGCTTTGCTTTTCAACTGCGATCCTCGGTCATAGCTGGCCGACCGCATCGCGGTGAGAATGCTCCTTTGCGTCGCCGGTGGCTATGCGCACCTGGTCTCGGCCGTGCACTGTACGAACGGATCAGAGCAACGCTCTGACCCGCGGGATGATTAGCGCTGGCAACTTGACTACTCATCGTCAGAGGTTGGCTTGTAGCGGAACTCGGTGGAGTTCCGCTTCAACGTCTAGCGTTGATGGCGGGGTCCGTTGTGCACTGGTCTAGTGAGCAGATCGTCCGGCAGCAAGGACACCGAGCGCGTCTGGCATGAGCAGTACGTCAAGCGCATCGACCGGACGGTGCAGCGGGCGACCCTGCGGAAGCTCGAACTGATCCATGCGGCGATTGATGTCAATGCCCTCCGGGTCCCACCGGGGCCCAGTTGGAACGACTGCTCGGGGACCGCGGTGGACAGCGCAGCATCCGCGTCAACGCGCAGTGGCGTCTCTGCTTCGTCTGGAGACAGGGAGGTGCGGACGATGTCGAACTCGTCGACTACCACTGAGAGCGATCTGAGCGAGCCGATCCATCATCCGGGGGAGATCCTGACGGAGGATGTCATCGAGGGCTTCGGGATCACGCAGAACGAGCTCGCGGTGTCCATCGGTCTGCCGCCGCGCCGGATCAACGAGATCGTGCACGGCCAACGGGGGATCACCGCTGATACGGCGATCCGTCTGGCACGGTACTTCGGGACCTCCGAAGAGTTCTGGATGAACTTGCAGTCGAACTACGAGCTGCGGCTCGAGCGTCGCGCTCTGCGCGAGAAGGTCGCCGCGATCACGCCGTTGCATGTCGCATGACCGGGCACCTCATCATGATCTCCGGTCTTCCCGGCGTCGGAAAGACAAGCGTTGCTGAGATCGCCGCCGCGCGCACAGGCTCGGTGCATCTGTCCATCGATGCCGTCGAGGAGTGGATTCTCGCCTGCGGTCTGACGCGCGGATGGCAAGTCGGCGTCGCCGCGTACGAAGCGGCTCGCGCTATGGCGGAACTGAACCTTCGCCTCGGTCGCAGCGTCATCATCGATGCGGTGAACGACAGCGAGGACGCCAGGGAGACCTGGCGGGCTGCGGCCGCGCGCACCAGTTCTCGAATCGACTTCGTGCATCTGGTGGTCGCTGATGCGCAAGAGCATGAACGGAGGCTCAGCGGCAGGGATCGCGGTCTCGCCTACGTCGGCGAACCGACCTGGACGGATGTGCAGCGCCGTCGAGCCGACTATGCCGCGTGGTCCGATGAGGTCGTGGAACTCGACACGACAGCTCGGACTGCGGATGAGGTTGCAGGCGCACTTGCCGCGCGCCTCAGCGCGAGATGAGGCCGCGTCGTCGCTGATGGTTCTTCGTGCCGGAACTCGGTCGAGTTCAGGATCGATGCACAAACCGCTTGGTCAGAGCTGATCTCCAGCAGTCGATTGGCGCGAGGGCGGATCGATCTTGTGCAGTCACATCAGTGGCGGGCGATGCGTGCCGCGTGGATGCTTGTGTGGGGGAGCGACCGGGTGGCCACGCTGCTAGATTTATCTTGACAGCAAGATGAATTGGAGGCGCAGATGAAGCTGCATCACGTTCAGGTTGCCATCCCTCGCGGGGAGGAGGACGAGTCTCGTCGTTTCTATGGCGAGGCGCTCGGATTGCACGAAGTGGCCAAGCCGCCGTCGCTGGCCGGACGTGGCGGATGCTGGTTCCGCGCCTTCGACGGTGATGTGATCACCGCTGAGATTCATCTCGGCGTGGACGACCCGTTCCTTCCTGCCAAGAAGGCTCATCCCGGTCTTCTTCTCGATTCCCGTCATGAGTTAGAGGCGACGGCAGAGCGCATCGCCGATGCGGGATACGAGCTCTCCTGGGCTGAGCGCGACACCTTCGAGGGCTATGTCCGCTTCCATGCGCGCGACGGCTTCGGGAACCGCGTCGAAGTGATGACGCTCGCGGTGTGACGTGAGAGCTCCTCGGGCTTCCGTCTTCAGAGGTTGCTCTATGCCGGGACTCGGTCGAGTTCCGCCTCGACGCGTGATCGCCTCTGCTCCGGGTGCATGCCCGCGTCGCGCGGTGCCCGGCCGGCATCGCGTGGCGGCTTGTGTGAAGGGTTGATGGGAAGGTGGCGGTAGGGCGGCGCCATCTCCAGCGGTAGCGTTGTCTCGTGAACTTTCCTGCCTTCGAGACATACGCCGCCGAGATGGGGCTCGCCATCCCGATCGCGCCGGAGGAACAGAACAGCGACTACGAGTCGGGAATCGTGGAGATCGACCGCGACACATGGCATATCCGTACCGCACGGAACACACCCACCAAACCGGGTGCATTCGTCGCCTTCTGGAGGCGAGGCGCCGATGGAGTGACGACCCCGTTCAGTGACGCTGAACCTGCCGCGGGATTGCTGGTCTTCGTGGAGCAGCTGGGCAGACGCGGCGTCTTCCGGTTCACCGCTGCGGATCTCGCCCGGCTGGGCATCACGTCGGGGGCGCGGCCCGGCAAACGTGGCTTCCGGGTGTATCCGAGTTGGTGTGTGGATCTGAACGCCGGTGCGACGGCCGCGCAACGTGCTCAGTCGTCGTCTTTCCTCACGTACTGAGCCGATCGCTGACCGCCGCTCTGCGACCGCCTGGGTGCCGTCCAGGGATGGGTATGCCCTGGAACTCGGTGGAGTGGAGTGTCGATCTGCAGTCCTTCGAGGATCCGGTTGCTCCACGGGATGTGGTTCTGCTGCCCCGAATGGCACCGCCTTGCGGAAACGCCACGTGACAGGACGGCCGGGGGTCGTCGACCTTGACGCGAATGGACCGAGATCGCTCGAGCAGTCTTTCGGCTGTGCGGGGCAGGAACCGACTACTCGTCCGCGGTGATGCTCTTCATCGCCTTCCATCCGTGGGTGACGCCTGCGCCGGCCCGCAGGGCGGCCGCGACCATCACGGCCTCGGCGACATCTGCCTTGGATGCCCCCGCCCTGACGGCACGCTTGGCGTGGTCCTCGATGCAGAAGGGGCATTGCGTGGTCACGGCGACGCCGACTGCGATGAGTTCTCGGGTTGCCAGGTCGAGGTTCCCGGTGTCCTTCGTGAACACGGCCTTGTCGAATCCGAAGAAGGCCGAGACCATCTCCGGAGCGCCGTCCTTGATGTCGGCCATGTACTTCGCGTCGTCGTTGTGGGAGTGCATCGTCTGATCCTTTTCCAGTCGTCGATCCTGCCTCGGTGCCCGAGGCTGTGAACGGGGCGGTGCTTCCGTGGTGAGCGGTCGGTGGGGCGCGGGCGGACTGCGGCCCTCGTTCGGGCGTCGAGGTTGCTGCTGCTGCTCGTCCTCGTCACTCATCGGCGGCGCGGTCCCCGGCGCGAAGGGCAGGCTCCGCAGTGTTCACCCGGCCGCCCAGCGTGAGCAGCGCCAGGACGGCTGAGCGAGCAGGATTCCTGTTCCCACGATGAGCGCCATGCTGTAGCCCTCGACGAGGGCCTGCGGCCCCTGCTGGCAGTCCCGGCAGTGACGGTCGCGGCGACGCCCGCCAGGACCGCAAGGCCCAGGGCGACGCCGATCTGCTGGGCGGAGTTGAGCAGCGCCGAAGCGATTCCCGCCTTGTCGGCGTCGACCCCGTACACGGCGGCCTGCGTCAGCGCCACGACCCCGAGCCCGAAGCCGAGCGCGATGACGAGCATCGCGGGGGCCATGCCGGTCCAGTAGTCCGTGTCCACGGTGATCCGCGAGAACCACAGCGACCCTCCGGCTGCGAGGAATGCGCCGAGCGCGGCGGCCCAGCGCGGCGTGAGCTTCAGCAGGAGTGTGGGCGCGATGCCCGCGCCGAGGACGATGCCGGCGGCGAAGGGCAGCCAGGACAGACCGGTGATCAGCGGGTTGAACCCGCGCACCTCCTGCAGGTAGAGGGTCACGACGTAGAAGGTGCCCATCGGGCCGATCGCCAGTCCCAGCATCGTCAGGTACGCACCGGTTCGGCTGCGGTCGGCGAACAGCGACAGTGGCACGAGAGGGCGCGAGCTGGAGCGCTGGGCGAGGACGAAGGCGACGAGGAGCACCGCGGCCAGCCCGACGAGGGTCCATGCGATCGGATCTGCGAAGCCGTCCTCGCCGAAGCGGGTGATCGAGTAGACCAGCGAGATCATGCCGCCGGTGCCGAGCACCGCGCCGATCATGCCCAGGCGGCCGGTGCGTCGCTCGGCGGCGACGAGCGTGCGGGTGCCCCAGAGCACGACGAGGCCGATGGGCACGTTGATGAAGAACACCCAGCGCCAGTCGAGCAGGTCGGTGAGCACACCGCCCAGCAGCAAGCCGATGACGATGCCGAGCCCGGACATCGCGCCGTAGAGCGAGAGCGCCCTGTCGCGCATGGAGCGCTCGGAGAAGGTCGTGGCGATGAGCGCCAGGGCGTTCGGCGCTGCCAGCGCTGCACCGAGTCCTTGGACGGCCCGGGCGATGATGAGCATCTCCACGTTGGCTCCGAGGCCGCCGACGAGCGAGGCCACGACGAAGAGGGAGATGCCGACCTGCAGGGTGCGCTTGCGCCCCCACAGATCGCCGATCCGGCCGCCGAGCAGGAGCAGTGCGCCGAAGGCGAGGATGTACGCGTTGACCACCCACGGCAGGTGCACTGGTTCGACACCCAGTTCGCTCTGAATGCTCGGCAGTGCGATGTTCACGATCGAGTCGTCGAGCACGAGCATCAGCTGTGCCGTCGCGATCACCAGCAGGGGCACGACCGCAGAACGCGGCTGCCTCGACTCTGTCATCCTCTTCTCCTTGTTCCTCAGGCGGCGTGGGCCGGCGGGGGTCGGGTGCATGGTCGTGCCCGACGGGGCGCCATGGCTCGGCATGAATACAACGGAACCTATACCCCCTATGGGTATATTGCCCAGTGCGCTGTCGCGGCCGATGCAGGGCTGTGCGTCATCCGGAGTCTGTGCGAGTCGCTCAGCTGTCGGGTTGAGCGTTCGGGGCGGCGGAGGCGATCAGACGGTTGTTCGTCATGCATCCGACGAGGGTGATGGTGCCGACCATCTGCCCGCGCAGCCATGCCTCGAGGTCATTGCCGGCGAAGACGCCGGAGGGCTGTTCGCTGATGCGTTCGGACGCCCACTCCTCGTGAGCGGACGCGTCGAGGTGGTTGTGCAGACGCTGCCAGGCGGCTTAGTGCGAGGTGGCCGTCGTCGACGTCGAGCGAGTGTCCGTCGAGGCGCTGTCCATCGCTCCGATGTAGCGAGTGAGGGCGTCGCGGTTGCGCTCCAGGAAGGTGATGCGCTCGATCATCTTGTCGCGCTGCTCGACGAGCGTGGCGCGCAGCTGGGGATCTGGATCGGCGACGACCGTGCCACTGGTGTCCGTCAGGCACGGCAGCATGTCGCCGATGATGCGGGTCGCGATCCCCGAATCGAGCAGTCCGCGGATCTGATGCACGCGCGCCACGAGGCGCTCGTCGTACTCGCGATACCCGTTGTCCAGCCGCCGGGGCGTGATGAGC is part of the Brachybacterium ginsengisoli genome and encodes:
- a CDS encoding nuclear transport factor 2 family protein, encoding MAAPTIPEPVASFITAVNDHDEQAFLDAFAPDGTVDDWGRDFTGREQIKTWSDKEFIGSRGTLAVEEVDIAASTITVIGDWRSNHANGRSKFVFDVDGDKLAKMTIREG
- a CDS encoding low temperature requirement protein A, yielding MTTVPLARIGHRRSEVGPVELFFDLVYVFAIIQLSHLLIEHLSWEGAAQTIVVFAAVWWGWNYTAWAMNWLDPSRTPVQLLSGVLMLAALGMSIAIPSAFGDGAWLFVGCYLFMGLLRPMFMMITYRGHQLAANYRMLLLWTLLAGMFWVLGAALPLEWRLGLWLIAVLIDYAAPLAHYRIPGIGAAPMHQWDTDAEHLAERNRLVFIIALGESILLMGGSIVSHGQLTPGLALSLIVGFASLFVLWWNYFALAGPDTHGGDSSTGALRSAYAYAHAFMVLGAILVAVSIELRLSHDHLTPAIVLVTAAGPLVYLAGNLLFLRSRFGRLARSRFIAAAVLVGIMIAAMLLIDHLPVIALSVAVLSVTAILAAHTAYTTSKQSALDNRR
- a CDS encoding HigA family addiction module antitoxin, producing MSNSSTTTESDLSEPIHHPGEILTEDVIEGFGITQNELAVSIGLPPRRINEIVHGQRGITADTAIRLARYFGTSEEFWMNLQSNYELRLERRALREKVAAITPLHVA
- a CDS encoding AAA family ATPase, translated to MTGHLIMISGLPGVGKTSVAEIAAARTGSVHLSIDAVEEWILACGLTRGWQVGVAAYEAARAMAELNLRLGRSVIIDAVNDSEDARETWRAAAARTSSRIDFVHLVVADAQEHERRLSGRDRGLAYVGEPTWTDVQRRRADYAAWSDEVVELDTTARTADEVAGALAARLSAR
- a CDS encoding VOC family protein; this encodes MKLHHVQVAIPRGEEDESRRFYGEALGLHEVAKPPSLAGRGGCWFRAFDGDVITAEIHLGVDDPFLPAKKAHPGLLLDSRHELEATAERIADAGYELSWAERDTFEGYVRFHARDGFGNRVEVMTLAV
- a CDS encoding MepB family protein, giving the protein MNFPAFETYAAEMGLAIPIAPEEQNSDYESGIVEIDRDTWHIRTARNTPTKPGAFVAFWRRGADGVTTPFSDAEPAAGLLVFVEQLGRRGVFRFTAADLARLGITSGARPGKRGFRVYPSWCVDLNAGATAAQRAQSSSFLTY
- a CDS encoding carboxymuconolactone decarboxylase family protein gives rise to the protein MHSHNDDAKYMADIKDGAPEMVSAFFGFDKAVFTKDTGNLDLATRELIAVGVAVTTQCPFCIEDHAKRAVRAGASKADVAEAVMVAAALRAGAGVTHGWKAMKSITADE
- a CDS encoding MFS transporter, which translates into the protein MTESRQPRSAVVPLLVIATAQLMLVLDDSIVNIALPSIQSELGVEPVHLPWVVNAYILAFGALLLLGGRIGDLWGRKRTLQVGISLFVVASLVGGLGANVEMLIIARAVQGLGAALAAPNALALIATTFSERSMRDRALSLYGAMSGLGIVIGLLLGGVLTDLLDWRWVFFINVPIGLVVLWGTRTLVAAERRTGRLGMIGAVLGTGGMISLVYSITRFGEDGFADPIAWTLVGLAAVLLVAFVLAQRSSSRPLVPLSLFADRSRTGAYLTMLGLAIGPMGTFYVVTLYLQEVRGFNPLITGLSWLPFAAGIVLGAGIAPTLLLKLTPRWAAALGAFLAAGGSLWFSRITVDTDYWTGMAPAMLVIALGFGLGVVALTQAAVYGVDADKAGIASALLNSAQQIGVALGLAVLAGVAATVTAGTASRGRRPSSRATAWRSSWEQESCSLSRPGAAHAGRPGEHCGACPSRRGPRRR
- a CDS encoding MerR family transcriptional regulator — protein: MRIGELAHRTGVPTRMLRYYEEQGLITPRRLDNGYREYDERLVARVHQIRGLLDSGIATRIIGDMLPCLTDTSGTVVADPDPQLRATLVEQRDKMIERITFLERNRDALTRYIGAMDSASTDTRSTSTTATSH